In one window of Poriferisphaera corsica DNA:
- a CDS encoding J domain-containing protein, producing MIGVRDAIIEADVTENQIRNDGLLRSTARINGERVRLSFVHPAAGPLQYPCDTYNDWRDNLRGIVKTLSAQRAMERYGAVRQHQQYRGWAALPSPIELPMTLEQAANLVSSSDRNSVINDADEYRKAYREVAKKVHPDVGGCADEFARLQNAKSILDEHHGI from the coding sequence ATGATCGGTGTTCGTGACGCGATTATTGAAGCCGATGTTACAGAGAATCAAATCCGTAACGATGGGTTGCTACGTTCAACAGCAAGAATAAACGGTGAGAGAGTACGTCTGAGTTTTGTCCATCCTGCTGCTGGGCCGCTTCAATACCCCTGCGACACCTATAACGATTGGAGAGACAACCTACGCGGCATTGTCAAAACGCTCAGCGCACAGCGTGCTATGGAGCGGTACGGCGCTGTAAGACAGCATCAGCAGTACAGAGGTTGGGCAGCACTCCCATCGCCCATTGAGTTGCCTATGACCCTCGAACAAGCGGCCAATCTGGTTAGCAGCAGCGACAGGAATTCGGTCATTAACGACGCAGATGAGTACCGCAAGGCATATCGAGAAGTTGCCAAGAAGGTACACCCAGACGTAGGCGGATGTGCTGATGAGTTTGCGCGTCTGCAAAACGCGAAATCAATACTTGATGAACATCATGGCATCTAA
- a CDS encoding DNA cytosine methyltransferase produces MTARAGATFRDDLFDGLVIDSFAGGGGASTGIEAALGRPVDYSINHDDEAVKMHEWNHPGTTHFCEDIWGVDPRDVAKGRDVGLAWFSPDCKHFSKAKGGKPVSPRVRGLAWVVLRWMTHVEPDVVFLENVEEFEGWGPLDKTGKPCTKRKGHIFNKFIEKIRDRGYEVEWRVLKACDFGAPTIRKRFFMIARRDGKPIVWPEPTHGPGLIPYRTAADIIDFTQPICSIFADQDEANAWAKYHGLHRPKRPLAEKTHARIAAGIDRHIFKDPEPFIVDDAAYTMVQSGYGERKGQAPRALDLNKPLGTIVGTCKHALVAAFIAKHFGGVVGVRADKPFPTITSRGTQNMLVTSQLTHFYGTDQGKAGSMSEPVKTVTSGGQHIGEVRAFLLKYYGNDKHGQSFNEPLHTIPTHERFGMVFVNGEPYHITDISMRMLTPRELYRAQGFPDSYIIGDGSHGESVLTKSAQVRMCGNSVCPVMAEVLVRANCVESEVESELLATA; encoded by the coding sequence ATGACCGCAAGGGCAGGAGCAACATTCAGAGATGACCTGTTCGATGGGCTTGTGATTGATTCATTCGCAGGTGGTGGCGGAGCGTCAACAGGTATCGAAGCGGCTTTAGGCCGTCCGGTTGATTACAGCATCAATCACGACGATGAAGCCGTGAAAATGCATGAATGGAATCACCCAGGTACAACGCATTTTTGTGAGGACATTTGGGGTGTCGATCCCCGCGATGTCGCGAAAGGTCGTGATGTTGGCCTTGCGTGGTTCTCGCCAGACTGCAAACACTTCAGCAAAGCCAAGGGTGGAAAGCCTGTCAGTCCTCGAGTACGCGGGCTGGCGTGGGTCGTGCTGCGGTGGATGACACACGTGGAGCCCGACGTGGTGTTCTTAGAGAACGTCGAAGAGTTTGAGGGATGGGGGCCACTCGACAAAACCGGCAAGCCATGCACAAAACGTAAGGGCCACATCTTCAACAAATTCATCGAGAAGATCCGCGATCGAGGTTATGAAGTTGAGTGGCGTGTGCTAAAGGCGTGCGACTTCGGAGCCCCGACAATACGCAAACGATTTTTCATGATCGCTCGACGCGACGGCAAGCCGATCGTTTGGCCAGAGCCGACGCATGGGCCGGGCCTGATCCCATACCGCACAGCCGCCGATATTATCGACTTCACACAACCGATCTGCTCAATCTTCGCTGATCAAGATGAAGCCAACGCGTGGGCGAAGTATCACGGATTACACAGACCAAAGCGGCCGCTCGCCGAGAAGACGCACGCGAGGATTGCAGCGGGAATTGATCGCCACATATTCAAAGATCCTGAGCCATTCATTGTTGACGATGCCGCTTACACCATGGTTCAGAGCGGATACGGCGAACGTAAGGGACAGGCGCCGCGAGCGTTGGATCTTAACAAGCCACTTGGCACGATCGTAGGAACATGCAAGCACGCCTTAGTCGCGGCATTCATAGCTAAGCACTTCGGCGGTGTGGTTGGAGTGCGGGCAGATAAACCGTTCCCCACCATCACGTCACGCGGCACACAAAACATGCTTGTGACGTCGCAGCTCACACACTTCTACGGTACAGATCAAGGCAAGGCCGGAAGTATGAGTGAACCGGTGAAAACCGTCACATCCGGCGGACAGCACATCGGCGAGGTGCGTGCGTTTCTCCTGAAGTATTACGGCAACGATAAACACGGGCAAAGCTTCAACGAACCGCTGCACACGATCCCAACACATGAGCGATTCGGCATGGTGTTCGTGAACGGTGAGCCATACCACATCACGGATATTTCGATGCGTATGTTGACCCCGCGTGAGCTGTACAGGGCTCAAGGTTTCCCTGACAGCTACATCATCGGCGACGGGTCGCATGGCGAATCGGTGTTGACGAAATCGGCACAGGTGCGCATGTGCGGTAACTCGGTTTGTCCCGTGATGGCCGAGGTGTTGGTGAGAGCAAATTGTGTTGAATCAGAAGTTGAATCAGAACTATTGGCAACTGCATAA
- the dnaB gene encoding replicative DNA helicase, which translates to MIAPTKDNQRDRSFNNARSNRNTNDPLGRKLPQAIEAEAAVLGSMILDDRICGDVLERLSPEPHAKFLKESHQIIFKVLIELYDKTQSIDMVQINQKLVDAEMLERVGGLDYLMELAESVPSAVNAVYYAEIVKAKATDRAIIEASHQTIEDVYANNEGDINLLDRAESRIYKIAESNESVTTTECVSEVIQREYDRITSGGLENQGIKTGYFELDDMTNGLQPGEMIIAAARPSMGKTAFAINVCENIGITDKTPCAVFSLEMGRGQLATRMLSSQSGVCSHAIRRNTLSNDNYDSLLKATAQISEAPIYIDDEPGLTLLSMRSKARRLKARHGIKLVMIDYLQLMTAPGHNSRQEEVSAISRGVKALARELNVPVICLSQLNRGSEGREGHKPRMSDLRESGSIEQDADVVMMLHREDYYHRGDEGYDPDNTAELIICKQRNGPTGTVKLHFDGSTTRFNNLATNHQQRQGGRPW; encoded by the coding sequence GTGATAGCACCAACAAAAGACAATCAGAGAGACCGAAGCTTTAATAACGCAAGGTCTAATCGTAATACGAACGATCCACTGGGACGGAAGCTCCCGCAAGCGATTGAAGCTGAGGCCGCAGTTTTAGGGTCTATGATTTTAGATGATCGTATTTGTGGTGACGTGCTTGAACGGCTTAGCCCCGAACCACATGCGAAATTCCTTAAAGAATCGCATCAAATTATTTTCAAAGTACTGATTGAACTTTATGACAAAACCCAGTCTATCGATATGGTTCAGATCAATCAGAAGCTGGTAGATGCGGAGATGCTTGAACGTGTGGGCGGGTTGGATTACCTGATGGAGTTGGCCGAATCTGTGCCCAGTGCTGTCAATGCAGTGTATTACGCAGAGATTGTTAAGGCCAAGGCGACTGATCGAGCCATCATCGAAGCATCGCACCAAACGATCGAAGATGTATACGCGAACAATGAAGGCGACATTAATCTTTTGGATCGCGCTGAATCTCGTATTTACAAAATTGCAGAATCTAATGAGTCAGTAACAACGACTGAATGCGTTTCTGAAGTTATTCAGCGTGAGTACGACCGTATCACATCAGGAGGCTTAGAAAACCAAGGTATAAAAACTGGGTACTTCGAGTTGGATGATATGACCAATGGATTACAACCGGGCGAGATGATTATCGCAGCGGCTCGTCCATCGATGGGGAAAACTGCGTTTGCCATAAACGTGTGCGAGAACATTGGTATAACCGATAAAACACCTTGCGCTGTATTTAGTTTAGAGATGGGACGAGGGCAATTAGCGACACGTATGCTTTCATCACAATCAGGCGTGTGCAGTCACGCGATCAGGCGAAACACACTTTCAAATGATAACTACGACAGCCTGCTAAAAGCTACCGCGCAGATTTCGGAAGCCCCAATATATATCGATGACGAGCCTGGCTTAACACTTTTAAGCATGAGAAGTAAAGCCAGACGTTTAAAGGCAAGGCATGGGATCAAGTTGGTGATGATTGATTATCTGCAGTTAATGACGGCACCGGGTCACAACTCAAGGCAAGAAGAAGTGTCGGCAATTTCACGAGGTGTTAAAGCATTGGCACGCGAACTAAATGTACCTGTGATCTGCTTGTCTCAACTCAACCGTGGTTCAGAAGGGCGTGAGGGGCATAAGCCGCGTATGAGCGATCTACGTGAATCAGGTTCGATCGAACAGGATGCAGATGTGGTGATGATGCTTCACCGAGAAGATTACTATCACAGAGGGGACGAAGGCTATGACCCAGATAACACAGCAGAATTAATTATTTGTAAACAGCGTAACGGGCCAACGGGGACGGTAAAGCTTCATTTTGATGGCTCAACAACAAGGTTTAACAACTTGGCAACAAATCACCAACAGAGGCAAGGAGGTCGCCCGTGGTAA
- the ssb gene encoding single-stranded DNA-binding protein → MPNLNKVFLMGNITRDPELRYLPNNNVPVVNFGMAINRTWYNKNTNEKQEETTFIDVEGFGKAAEVVNQYFAKGNPIFIEGRLKLDQWQDQNGNNRSKVKTIMEKFEFLGSRNGSNGNGRNGYGCDGNQTSNNHSNTGSENVKINDDDIPF, encoded by the coding sequence ATGCCAAATCTCAACAAAGTATTTTTGATGGGAAACATAACCCGTGATCCAGAATTGCGATACCTACCCAATAACAATGTCCCAGTTGTAAATTTTGGGATGGCGATCAATCGCACTTGGTACAACAAAAACACGAATGAGAAGCAGGAAGAAACGACCTTTATTGATGTTGAAGGCTTTGGTAAAGCAGCAGAAGTTGTCAATCAGTATTTTGCTAAAGGGAACCCTATCTTTATCGAGGGCCGCTTGAAACTTGACCAGTGGCAAGACCAGAACGGTAACAACCGATCTAAGGTCAAAACTATCATGGAAAAATTTGAATTTTTGGGTAGTCGTAACGGCAGTAATGGGAATGGCCGCAACGGGTATGGATGCGATGGCAATCAAACATCAAACAACCATTCCAACACAGGCAGTGAAAACGTAAAAATAAACGACGATGATATCCCATTTTAG
- a CDS encoding recombinase RecT, producing MRLKRIDADVVCENDEFVYVKGTEPVLRFVPKFGTRGKRKHVYALVEFKSGGIQSDVMSYEEVNHIRNMAKSKDSDSWKYHWDEMAKKTVFSSYG from the coding sequence GTGAGATTAAAACGTATTGATGCTGATGTTGTTTGTGAAAATGATGAATTTGTATATGTCAAGGGAACTGAGCCTGTGCTTCGATTTGTCCCTAAATTTGGAACCAGAGGTAAACGCAAACACGTGTACGCACTGGTAGAGTTTAAATCAGGTGGTATTCAATCTGATGTGATGAGCTATGAAGAAGTCAATCATATACGCAATATGGCAAAGTCTAAAGATTCGGATTCATGGAAATATCATTGGGATGAGATGGCCAAGAAAACCGTGTTTTCGTCGTATGGCTAA
- a CDS encoding recombinase RecT — protein MSNLPATAEGNNDVVKFSIHAPVQTHATLKDFLGQSVDRLADVAPKHFTPERLVKMVLLAANHQPKILKCTALSILEATMTAAELGLDCSGTKGEAYLVPFNCRVGSDYQLQAKLLPGYKGLAKLARQSGEIKTY, from the coding sequence GTGAGTAATTTACCAGCGACAGCAGAAGGGAACAATGATGTTGTAAAGTTCAGCATTCATGCCCCCGTACAAACTCACGCAACGTTAAAAGATTTTTTAGGCCAAAGTGTAGACAGGCTTGCAGATGTAGCGCCAAAACACTTTACGCCAGAGCGTTTAGTAAAGATGGTTTTGCTTGCCGCAAATCATCAGCCCAAGATTCTTAAATGCACGGCACTGTCTATCCTTGAAGCAACCATGACCGCAGCAGAGTTGGGCCTTGATTGTTCGGGGACTAAGGGAGAGGCGTATCTAGTCCCGTTTAATTGCAGGGTGGGGAGTGATTACCAGTTACAAGCAAAACTCTTGCCCGGCTACAAAGGGCTTGCCAAATTAGCCAGACAAAGCGGTGAGATTAAAACGTATTGA
- a CDS encoding PD-(D/E)XK nuclease-like domain-containing protein → MILPAKNKLKVVDGINRIPCPSTGVHFGVPEKEYRAWDAVCQSDLKKFGKLIRTVHTREQVLEGMIYRKQTASFSLGSLVDDLVFNRDKVLDKYVVSDAYKTQCDSLYKKFADHEKEPIAEQVLNQATAIAQCVSDHPVIGPIFKDRQDKSQACFVWDDIHTGLRCKARIDHWGNFEGDSTIFDLKTTSNFHKFYSEIFKWGYHIQAAFYLDGAATLSRQNRRYVIVPVNTSPLEGVGGFYEVGMHEIEGMDLDSALRIKDSLIQDWFSFFEKGEWVGRVCETKKIRIPEYEEAKYAV, encoded by the coding sequence ATGATTTTACCGGCAAAGAACAAATTAAAAGTCGTTGATGGGATCAATCGGATTCCGTGTCCCAGTACAGGTGTACATTTCGGCGTGCCTGAAAAGGAATATCGTGCATGGGATGCAGTTTGCCAGTCTGACCTCAAGAAATTCGGCAAGCTGATTCGCACAGTGCATACAAGAGAGCAGGTGCTTGAAGGAATGATATACCGCAAACAAACTGCTTCTTTCAGTCTGGGCTCACTGGTCGATGATCTGGTGTTTAATCGCGATAAGGTTCTGGACAAGTACGTTGTTTCGGATGCCTATAAAACACAGTGCGACAGTTTGTATAAAAAATTTGCAGATCATGAAAAAGAGCCTATCGCAGAGCAAGTGTTGAACCAAGCAACTGCAATCGCCCAATGTGTTTCAGATCATCCTGTCATCGGCCCTATCTTTAAAGATCGTCAAGACAAGTCACAAGCTTGCTTTGTATGGGATGACATTCACACAGGGCTTAGATGCAAGGCGCGTATTGACCATTGGGGCAACTTTGAGGGCGACTCAACTATTTTCGACCTGAAAACTACCAGCAACTTTCACAAGTTCTACTCAGAAATATTCAAGTGGGGGTATCACATTCAAGCGGCTTTCTATCTAGATGGTGCGGCAACCTTATCCCGTCAAAACAGGCGTTATGTCATCGTTCCTGTTAACACGTCTCCGCTTGAGGGTGTTGGAGGGTTTTATGAGGTCGGTATGCACGAAATCGAGGGCATGGATTTAGATTCAGCGTTGAGAATTAAAGACAGCCTTATCCAAGACTGGTTCAGCTTTTTCGAGAAAGGTGAATGGGTTGGCAGGGTTTGTGAAACGAAAAAAATACGTATCCCAGAATACGAAGAAGCAAAATACGCAGTTTAA